Proteins encoded together in one Catellatospora citrea window:
- the tmk gene encoding dTMP kinase: protein MLSVASLGDWLGLLATATFASAQVSGDAAKGLAFGSVIAVRLLPALVLGPLAGVMADRWDRRYTMVICDLLRFVLFATIPTVALYSSDAKITVGWAAAATFLIEAITLIWIPAKDAAVPNLIPRARLEAANQLTLITTYGITPVLAAAVLAGLNQFYQWLERSGVTVAMWARPSSLALYFLAFSRLASALVVLYGIREISGHNGGARQEISMLRQFTDGWRFIGKTPMVRGLVLGILGAFAAGGVVIGTGQFFALSLGGGDATFAILFAAIFIGLGLGIALGPRLIGGLSRRRWFCLSIMLAGVSVGLLSLAPHLSLAVVGALLVGSGAGMAFLSGTTLLGGEVDDEVRGRVFAVVQTGTRVVLMLAISLSGVLVGLGGSHDVGSTGVPISSTRVLLAVAGVLGVLAGFWALRQMDDKPGVPLLADLIGSMRGRPLGIAEPSANAGVFIVFEGGEGAGKSTQIAQLAQRLLGEGRSVVVTREPGATEIGARIRKMVLDTHTTASGPVGASALAPRAEALLYAADRAHHVSTLVRPALRRGEIVISDRYVDSSLAYQGAGRTLPVDEISWLSAWATGGLKPDLVVLLDIDPQTGLARVGRRGEADRLEQESIEFHERVRHGFLDLAAADPNRYLVLDGTRDEQELAAEIALRVAKLLPPAPVAADEAGGGVAGRVPAPGEPRSAGDSSAELRATRT, encoded by the coding sequence GTGCTCAGCGTGGCCTCGCTCGGCGACTGGCTGGGCCTGCTGGCCACGGCGACGTTCGCCTCGGCGCAGGTGTCCGGCGACGCCGCGAAGGGCCTGGCGTTCGGCTCGGTCATCGCGGTGCGGCTGTTGCCCGCGCTGGTGCTGGGGCCGCTGGCCGGGGTGATGGCCGACCGGTGGGACCGGCGCTACACGATGGTCATCTGTGACCTGCTGCGATTCGTGTTGTTCGCCACCATCCCGACCGTCGCGCTGTACTCCTCCGACGCCAAGATCACGGTCGGCTGGGCGGCCGCCGCGACGTTCCTGATCGAGGCGATCACGCTGATCTGGATCCCGGCCAAGGACGCCGCGGTCCCGAACCTGATCCCGCGCGCCCGGCTGGAGGCCGCGAACCAGCTCACCCTCATCACGACGTACGGCATCACCCCGGTGCTCGCCGCCGCGGTGCTGGCCGGGCTCAACCAGTTCTACCAGTGGCTGGAGCGCTCCGGGGTCACGGTGGCCATGTGGGCCCGCCCGTCGAGCCTCGCCCTGTACTTCCTCGCCTTCTCCCGCCTGGCCAGCGCCCTGGTCGTGCTCTACGGCATCCGCGAGATCTCCGGCCACAACGGCGGCGCGCGGCAGGAGATCAGCATGCTGCGCCAGTTCACCGACGGCTGGCGCTTCATCGGCAAGACGCCGATGGTCCGCGGCCTGGTGCTCGGCATCCTGGGCGCGTTCGCGGCCGGCGGCGTGGTCATCGGCACCGGCCAGTTCTTCGCGCTGTCCCTGGGCGGCGGCGACGCGACCTTCGCGATCCTGTTCGCGGCGATCTTCATCGGGCTGGGGCTCGGCATCGCGCTGGGCCCGCGCCTGATCGGCGGCCTGTCCCGGCGGCGCTGGTTCTGCCTGAGCATCATGCTGGCCGGCGTGTCCGTCGGGCTGCTCTCGCTGGCCCCGCACCTGTCGCTGGCGGTCGTCGGCGCGCTGCTGGTCGGCTCCGGCGCCGGCATGGCCTTCCTGTCCGGCACCACGCTGCTCGGCGGCGAGGTCGACGACGAGGTGCGCGGCCGGGTCTTCGCGGTCGTGCAGACCGGCACCCGGGTGGTGCTGATGCTGGCCATCTCGCTGTCCGGCGTCCTGGTGGGCCTGGGCGGCTCGCACGACGTGGGCAGCACCGGCGTGCCGATCTCGTCGACCCGGGTGCTGCTGGCCGTCGCCGGGGTGCTCGGCGTGCTGGCCGGATTCTGGGCGCTGCGCCAGATGGACGACAAACCCGGTGTGCCGCTGCTGGCAGACCTGATCGGTTCCATGCGCGGACGTCCGCTGGGCATCGCCGAGCCCTCGGCGAACGCCGGCGTGTTCATCGTCTTCGAGGGCGGCGAGGGCGCGGGCAAGTCGACCCAGATCGCCCAGCTCGCCCAGCGGCTGCTGGGTGAGGGCCGCTCCGTCGTGGTGACGCGCGAGCCGGGCGCGACCGAGATCGGCGCCCGCATCCGCAAGATGGTGCTGGACACCCACACCACGGCCTCCGGACCGGTCGGCGCGAGCGCGCTGGCCCCGCGGGCCGAGGCGCTGCTCTACGCCGCCGACCGGGCCCACCATGTGTCGACCCTGGTGCGCCCCGCGCTGCGACGCGGCGAGATCGTCATCTCCGACCGGTACGTGGACAGCTCCCTGGCATACCAGGGCGCGGGCCGCACCCTGCCGGTCGACGAGATCTCCTGGCTGTCCGCCTGGGCGACCGGCGGCCTCAAGCCCGACCTGGTGGTGCTGCTCGACATCGACCCGCAGACCGGGCTGGCCCGGGTCGGCCGGCGCGGCGAGGCCGACCGGCTGGAGCAGGAGTCGATCGAGTTCCACGAGCGGGTCCGGCACGGCTTCCTCGACCTGGCCGCGGCCGACCCCAACCGTTACCTGGTGCTCGACGGCACCCGGGACGAGCAGGAGCTGGCCGCGGAGATCGCGCTGCGGGTCGCCAAGCTGCTGCCGCCCGCGCCGGTCGCCGCCGACGAGGCCGGGGGCGGCGTCGCGGGGCGGGTCCCCGCGCCCGGCGAGCCGCGCTCCGCGGGCGACAGTTCCGCCGAGTTACGGGCCACCCGCACGTGA